One window of the Luteolibacter sp. Y139 genome contains the following:
- a CDS encoding 3-keto-disaccharide hydrolase, translating into MKAFLFAVLALLPSLRAADHPWVTLFNGKDLSGWTPKISGHPLGDNAHDTFRVEDGMIKVSYDKYGKFDSQYGHLFSNLAYSHYILRMEYRFEGKMMADAPSYVNLNSGVMIHAQPPQSMGLNQGFPISMEVQFLADEGKGKRSTANVCTPGTHLELDGKKVTQHIVESSAPTFPAGEWVKIEVEVHGNDEVIHRVNGQEVLRYQKPQLDPVCKISPAQPLVDAGAPTMISSGHIALQAEGQGVWFRNIELKQLED; encoded by the coding sequence ATGAAAGCATTCTTGTTCGCGGTCCTCGCTCTGCTGCCGTCGCTTCGCGCCGCCGACCACCCGTGGGTGACCTTGTTCAATGGCAAGGATCTCTCGGGCTGGACGCCGAAGATTTCGGGGCACCCGCTCGGTGACAATGCCCACGACACCTTCCGCGTCGAGGATGGCATGATCAAGGTGAGCTACGATAAGTATGGGAAGTTCGATAGCCAGTATGGCCACCTGTTTTCGAACCTCGCCTACTCGCACTACATCCTGCGGATGGAATACCGTTTCGAGGGCAAGATGATGGCGGATGCGCCGAGCTACGTGAACCTCAACAGCGGCGTGATGATCCACGCGCAGCCGCCGCAGAGCATGGGGCTGAACCAAGGTTTCCCGATCAGCATGGAGGTCCAATTCCTCGCCGACGAGGGCAAGGGCAAGCGCTCGACCGCCAATGTCTGCACCCCGGGGACGCACCTGGAACTCGATGGGAAGAAGGTTACGCAGCACATCGTCGAGTCATCCGCGCCGACGTTCCCCGCGGGCGAGTGGGTGAAGATCGAGGTGGAGGTGCATGGCAATGACGAGGTCATCCACCGCGTGAACGGGCAGGAAGTGCTGCGCTATCAGAAGCCGCAGCTCGATCCGGTCTGCAAGATTTCCCCGGCCCAACCGCTGGTGGATGCCGGTGCTCCCACGATGATTTCCTCCGGGCACATCGCGCTCCAGGCGGAGGGGCAGGGCGTGTGGTTTCGGAATATCGAGCTGAAGCAGTTGGAAGACTAG